In a genomic window of Anoxybacter fermentans:
- a CDS encoding SH3 domain-containing protein, which produces MLKTVKILSLVIVILLFFAISSSYAENDEIYSNLHSLFYKANSYYEDGNFEKAVQTYQHILNTGYVSGELYYNLANAYYRMGEKGKAYLNYLRARYFIPRDPDLRSNLEYLKKELQLSDAGKGWLIRFTNWLTDYLTLRELALLTSVFYTLIVILIMLWLFIPKLRQYLKIPVFIVLLCFILFSVGTGLSAYWRYFTNPAIVVVKETVARFEPSLMGEVHYTLTEGDSVEVETIRNGWFLIRRYDGKKGWVQDKEVDSLWLKFQK; this is translated from the coding sequence ATGTTAAAAACAGTAAAAATATTATCATTGGTTATAGTGATTCTCTTATTTTTTGCCATCTCCAGTAGTTATGCTGAAAATGATGAAATATATTCTAATCTTCATTCATTATTTTATAAGGCCAACAGTTATTATGAAGATGGTAACTTTGAAAAAGCAGTTCAGACTTATCAGCATATTTTAAATACCGGTTATGTCAGTGGAGAGCTTTATTATAATTTGGCCAATGCTTACTACAGAATGGGGGAAAAGGGAAAAGCTTATTTAAATTATTTAAGAGCCAGATATTTCATTCCCCGCGATCCTGATCTTCGTTCAAATCTGGAATATCTTAAAAAGGAGTTACAATTATCAGATGCAGGAAAGGGCTGGTTGATACGGTTTACTAATTGGTTGACGGATTATTTAACTTTACGTGAGCTGGCTTTATTGACCAGTGTCTTTTATACCTTAATAGTAATATTGATTATGCTGTGGTTATTTATTCCCAAACTGAGGCAGTATCTCAAAATTCCGGTATTTATAGTTTTACTATGTTTTATTTTATTCTCTGTCGGAACAGGACTCAGTGCATACTGGCGTTATTTTACAAATCCAGCCATTGTTGTGGTTAAAGAGACAGTAGCCCGTTTTGAGCCATCTTTGATGGGGGAAGTTCATTATACTTTAACTGAAGGAGATTCTGTTGAGGTTGAGACTATCCGTAATGGATGGTTCTTAATTCGGCGATATGATGGGAAAAAAGGTTGGGTACAGGATAAAGAGGTTGATTCTTTGTGGCTAAAATTTCAAAAATAA